One segment of Pandoraea pnomenusa DNA contains the following:
- a CDS encoding MFS transporter: MSQRPNDANDAVSRRPSKAGAVLRVTAGNFLEQFDFFLFGFYATQISRVFFPTNSEFASLMLTFAVFGAGFLMRPLGAIVLGAYIDNVGRRKGLVTTLAIMASGTILIAFVPGYETIGLAAPVLVLIGRLLQGFSAGAELGGVSVYLAEIATPGRKGFYTSWQSASQQVAIVVSAALGFTLSLTLNAQQIAAWGWRLPFFVGCMIVPVIFALRRSLQESDEFKQRKRHPSLGEVFRSMAANAGVVIGGTMLVALTTTAFYLITVYAPTFGKSVLHLSSADALLVTLCVGVSNFIWLPIGGTLSDRIGRRPVLLLFAGLTLVSAYPVLTFLVQAPSFSRMLVALLWLSFLYGMYNGAMIPALTEVMPPEVRVAGFSLAYSLATAIFGGFTPALSTYLIHATGDKAAPGYWMSFAALCAICATLMLYRRRAGGQGSTRAELAAG, translated from the coding sequence ATGTCACAGCGCCCCAATGACGCCAATGACGCGGTTTCGCGTCGCCCCTCGAAAGCCGGCGCGGTCCTGCGCGTGACTGCCGGCAATTTCCTCGAACAGTTCGACTTCTTCCTGTTCGGCTTCTACGCCACCCAGATTTCCCGTGTCTTCTTTCCGACGAACAGCGAGTTCGCCTCGCTGATGCTCACCTTCGCGGTGTTCGGCGCGGGCTTCCTGATGCGACCGCTCGGTGCCATCGTGCTGGGCGCGTACATCGACAATGTCGGCCGGCGTAAGGGGTTGGTGACCACGCTGGCCATCATGGCGAGCGGCACGATCCTGATTGCCTTCGTGCCGGGCTACGAGACGATTGGGCTCGCCGCGCCGGTGCTGGTGCTCATTGGCCGACTGCTGCAGGGTTTCTCGGCGGGGGCGGAGTTGGGCGGCGTGTCGGTGTACCTGGCCGAAATCGCCACGCCGGGACGCAAGGGGTTCTACACGAGCTGGCAGTCGGCCAGCCAGCAGGTCGCCATCGTCGTCTCGGCGGCCCTCGGCTTCACGCTTTCGCTCACGCTCAATGCGCAGCAGATCGCGGCCTGGGGCTGGCGCTTGCCGTTCTTCGTGGGCTGCATGATCGTGCCGGTGATCTTCGCCCTGCGCCGCTCGCTTCAGGAAAGCGACGAATTCAAGCAGCGCAAGCGCCATCCTTCGCTCGGCGAGGTGTTCCGTTCCATGGCCGCCAACGCGGGCGTGGTCATCGGCGGCACCATGCTCGTGGCGCTCACGACCACGGCGTTCTATCTGATCACCGTCTACGCGCCGACGTTCGGCAAGAGCGTGCTGCACCTGTCGAGCGCCGACGCGCTGCTCGTCACGCTGTGCGTGGGCGTGTCGAACTTCATCTGGCTGCCGATCGGCGGCACGTTGTCCGATCGCATCGGGCGCCGTCCGGTGTTGCTGCTCTTCGCCGGTCTCACGCTCGTGTCCGCATACCCCGTGCTGACGTTCCTCGTGCAGGCGCCGAGCTTCTCGCGCATGCTCGTCGCACTGCTGTGGCTGTCGTTCCTGTATGGCATGTACAACGGCGCCATGATCCCGGCGCTGACCGAAGTGATGCCGCCGGAAGTCCGTGTGGCCGGCTTCTCGCTCGCTTACAGCCTCGCCACGGCAATCTTCGGCGGCTTCACGCCGGCGCTCTCGACCTATCTGATTCACGCCACGGGCGACAAGGCGGCGCCCGGCTACTGGATGAGCTTCGCGGCGCTGTGCGCGATCTGCGCAACGTTGATGCTCTATCGCCGCCGTGCGGGCGGCCAGGGCAGCACCCGCGCGGAACTTGCCGCCGGCTGA
- a CDS encoding substrate-binding domain-containing protein: MRRLLTVFGAGIAAATLLAATPAVAEELHVMNSGGFTAAYKVLLPRFEASSGDHVDTAWGPSMGKAPEAIPNRLARGETADAVIMVGYALDDLIKAGKVRADSRVDLADSRIGVVVRAGEAVPDVSTPDKLKAALLAAKSVAYSDSASGVYIERELFKKLGIAEQMHGKGVMVQKTPVAEKVAAGEYALGLQQVSELLPVKGVSFAGKIPESLQSVTRFAGGVPVNAPHPEEAKKLLMYMAAPDVAKDVRSTGLDPLVH; encoded by the coding sequence ATGCGTCGCCTGTTGACCGTCTTCGGCGCCGGCATTGCCGCGGCGACGCTGCTCGCCGCCACGCCCGCCGTCGCGGAAGAACTTCACGTGATGAACTCCGGCGGTTTCACCGCGGCGTACAAGGTGCTGCTGCCCCGGTTCGAGGCGTCGAGCGGCGACCACGTCGACACCGCGTGGGGCCCGTCGATGGGCAAGGCGCCCGAGGCTATCCCCAATCGTCTGGCGCGCGGTGAAACGGCCGACGCCGTGATCATGGTCGGCTACGCGCTCGACGATCTCATCAAGGCCGGCAAAGTGCGGGCCGACTCCCGCGTCGACCTGGCGGACTCGCGCATCGGCGTGGTGGTCCGGGCAGGCGAGGCCGTGCCCGACGTGAGCACGCCCGACAAGCTCAAGGCGGCGTTGCTCGCGGCGAAGTCGGTCGCGTATTCCGATAGCGCCAGCGGCGTCTATATCGAGCGCGAGCTGTTCAAGAAGCTCGGCATTGCGGAGCAGATGCACGGCAAGGGCGTGATGGTGCAGAAGACGCCCGTGGCCGAAAAGGTCGCCGCCGGCGAGTACGCGCTGGGGCTGCAACAGGTCAGCGAGCTGCTGCCGGTCAAGGGCGTGAGCTTCGCCGGCAAGATCCCCGAGTCGCTGCAATCGGTCACGCGCTTCGCGGGCGGCGTGCCGGTCAATGCGCCGCATCCGGAAGAGGCGAAGAAGCTCTTGATGTACATGGCCGCGCCGGACGTGGCGAAGGACGTCCGGTCCACCGGCCTCGACCCGCTCGTGCATTGA
- a CDS encoding amidase, with product MAIAPATPSPAARAGRTGPHDVPALDDIVALDALALSDAIHKRRVSCREVMQAYLAHIARHNPAVNAIVSLRDAAALLAEADARDRQLASGESLGWMHGMPHAVKDLASCAGLPTRKGSPLTSTAPDTQDSISVSRIRAAGAIFIGKTNVSEFGLGSHSYNPVFGATRNAYDTSRVAGGSSGGAGSALALRMLPVADGSDMMGSLRNPAAFGNVYGFRPSQGRVPYGPAPEVFVQQLSTEGPMGRTVADVAQLLATQAGYDARSPLSIARDASHFPASLQRDVKGLKLGWLGDYGGHLPMEDGVMTLCEAALHDFAAMGCEVEGCTPDFAPDRLWQTWLTLRHWLVNGALGEMYADPARRDKLKPEAQWEVEGGNALRAADVFRASVDRSEWYRSLARLFERYDFLLMPSAQVFPFDVDTHWPTAVAGKSMDTYHRWMEVVIGPTLAGLPAISVPVGFDARGLPMGLQIIGPAQADLAVLQLAHAHERQTQWVSRRLPPMLAGAAQR from the coding sequence ATGGCCATCGCGCCAGCCACACCGTCCCCGGCCGCTCGCGCCGGGCGCACCGGCCCTCACGACGTCCCCGCGCTGGATGACATCGTCGCGCTCGACGCGCTGGCGCTGTCCGACGCCATCCACAAGCGCCGCGTGTCATGCCGCGAAGTGATGCAGGCATACCTCGCGCACATCGCGCGGCACAACCCCGCGGTCAACGCGATCGTGTCGCTGCGAGACGCCGCTGCACTGCTTGCGGAAGCCGACGCACGCGATCGTCAATTGGCCAGCGGCGAGTCGCTTGGCTGGATGCATGGCATGCCGCACGCGGTCAAGGATCTGGCGTCGTGCGCCGGGTTGCCTACGCGCAAGGGCTCGCCGTTGACCTCCACGGCGCCCGACACGCAGGACAGCATCAGCGTGTCCCGCATTCGCGCCGCGGGCGCGATCTTCATCGGCAAGACGAACGTTTCCGAGTTCGGTCTGGGCTCGCACAGCTACAACCCGGTGTTCGGCGCCACGCGCAACGCCTACGACACCTCGCGCGTCGCGGGCGGCAGCAGCGGCGGGGCGGGCAGCGCGCTCGCCCTGCGCATGCTGCCGGTCGCCGACGGCAGCGACATGATGGGCTCGCTGCGTAACCCGGCCGCATTCGGTAACGTGTACGGCTTCCGACCCTCGCAAGGGCGCGTGCCGTACGGTCCGGCGCCGGAAGTTTTCGTCCAGCAACTGAGCACCGAGGGACCGATGGGGCGCACGGTCGCCGACGTGGCGCAGCTGCTCGCCACGCAAGCGGGCTATGACGCTCGCAGCCCGCTCTCGATCGCTCGCGACGCCTCGCACTTCCCCGCGTCGCTGCAACGCGATGTCAAGGGACTCAAGCTCGGGTGGCTCGGCGACTACGGCGGCCACCTGCCCATGGAAGACGGCGTGATGACGCTATGCGAGGCGGCGCTGCATGACTTCGCCGCGATGGGATGCGAAGTCGAAGGCTGCACGCCGGACTTCGCACCGGACCGTCTCTGGCAGACGTGGCTGACGTTGCGTCACTGGCTCGTGAACGGTGCACTGGGTGAGATGTACGCCGATCCGGCGCGTCGCGACAAGCTCAAGCCCGAGGCGCAATGGGAAGTGGAGGGGGGCAATGCGCTGCGCGCGGCCGACGTCTTTCGGGCGTCGGTCGACCGCAGCGAATGGTATCGCTCGCTGGCGCGCCTGTTCGAACGTTACGACTTCCTGCTGATGCCATCCGCCCAGGTGTTCCCGTTCGATGTCGATACGCACTGGCCGACGGCCGTGGCCGGCAAGTCGATGGATACGTATCACCGCTGGATGGAAGTGGTCATCGGCCCCACGTTGGCGGGTTTGCCGGCGATCAGCGTGCCGGTCGGATTCGACGCCCGAGGCTTGCCGATGGGGCTGCAGATCATCGGCCCGGCGCAGGCCGATCTCGCCGTGTTGCAACTGGCCCATGCCCACGAGCGACAGACGCAGTGGGTGAGCCGTCGCCTGCCGCCGATGCTCGCGGGCGCCGCGCAACGCTGA
- a CDS encoding DUF3820 family protein yields MTDFDADALMRLVTTPMPYGKHKGTLIADLPGNYLSWFAREGFPPGELGRLLALMHEIDHNALGELLRPLRAQAGATRGR; encoded by the coding sequence ATGACCGATTTCGACGCCGACGCGCTCATGCGCCTCGTGACCACGCCAATGCCCTACGGCAAGCACAAGGGCACGCTCATCGCCGACCTGCCGGGCAACTATCTGAGCTGGTTCGCCCGCGAAGGATTCCCCCCGGGCGAGCTCGGCCGTCTGCTTGCGCTCATGCACGAGATCGACCACAACGCATTGGGCGAGCTGCTTCGCCCGCTGCGCGCGCAGGCCGGGGCGACGCGCGGCCGGTAA
- a CDS encoding LysE family translocator, producing the protein MTATTSASASAHLLIAFTAYFVNAASPGPSNLAILSIAASHGRRPALTFALGVMSGSLFWAMVAMLGISATLLAYSQFLIAIKLFGGAYLLWLAFKSGRAALRGAQASNFVPIDDDGRLSLQRLYVRGTLFHLTNPKAVLGWVSVAALSSPPNGGMPLAVVPGCAAIGMTVFCGYAVLFSTHAARRLYLRIRRWLDGCLAVVFGTAGWQLLMSRV; encoded by the coding sequence ATGACCGCCACCACTTCCGCTTCCGCTTCCGCTCACCTGCTGATCGCCTTCACGGCGTACTTCGTCAACGCGGCCAGCCCGGGGCCGAGCAATCTTGCGATCCTGTCCATCGCCGCAAGCCACGGGCGCAGGCCGGCACTGACGTTCGCGCTGGGGGTCATGTCGGGATCGCTCTTCTGGGCGATGGTCGCCATGCTGGGCATTTCGGCCACGCTGCTCGCCTATTCCCAATTCCTGATCGCCATCAAGCTCTTCGGCGGCGCCTATCTGCTGTGGCTGGCCTTCAAGTCGGGACGCGCGGCACTGCGCGGTGCCCAGGCGTCGAATTTCGTGCCGATCGACGACGACGGCAGGCTGTCGCTCCAACGCCTGTACGTGCGCGGCACACTGTTTCACCTGACCAATCCGAAAGCGGTGCTGGGGTGGGTTTCCGTCGCCGCACTGTCCTCCCCGCCAAACGGCGGCATGCCGCTGGCGGTAGTACCCGGCTGCGCCGCCATCGGGATGACGGTGTTCTGCGGCTATGCCGTTCTCTTCTCGACGCACGCGGCACGCCGCCTCTACCTGCGCATTCGCCGCTGGCTCGACGGCTGCCTCGCGGTGGTATTCGGCACGGCGGGCTGGCAACTGCTGATGTCGCGCGTCTGA
- a CDS encoding cysteine dioxygenase: MTEALTGSVLDDDLPQHHHEALAPLRTFVTEFSHLLARRPHEATLLEAGAGLLARLVERDDWLPDAFATPHPEHYQQFLLHCDAAQRFSIVSFVWGPGQRTPIHDHTVWGLIGMLRGAEDSQPFVLDAQGVPVAAGAPVRLAPGDVETLSPRLGDIHRVSNAYDDRVSVSIHVYGANIGAVHRSVFTASGERKGFVSGYANARLPAPWGMPQ; encoded by the coding sequence ATGACAGAAGCGTTGACCGGCAGCGTCCTCGACGACGACTTGCCGCAGCATCACCACGAGGCGCTGGCGCCGTTGCGCACCTTCGTGACCGAGTTTTCGCACCTGCTCGCGCGCCGTCCGCACGAGGCGACGCTGCTCGAAGCGGGGGCCGGTCTGCTGGCCCGCCTGGTCGAGCGCGACGATTGGTTGCCCGATGCGTTTGCAACGCCGCATCCCGAGCACTATCAGCAATTCCTGCTGCATTGCGACGCCGCGCAACGCTTTTCGATCGTGAGTTTCGTCTGGGGGCCGGGGCAGCGCACGCCGATCCACGACCATACCGTCTGGGGGCTTATCGGCATGTTGCGCGGCGCGGAGGACTCGCAACCCTTCGTGCTCGACGCGCAGGGCGTGCCGGTCGCGGCCGGGGCTCCGGTCCGTCTGGCGCCCGGCGACGTGGAGACGCTGTCGCCTCGACTCGGCGACATCCACCGCGTGAGCAACGCGTATGACGATCGCGTCTCGGTGAGCATTCATGTGTATGGCGCCAACATCGGCGCCGTGCATCGCAGCGTGTTCACGGCGTCGGGCGAGCGCAAGGGGTTCGTCTCCGGCTACGCCAACGCCCGGCTGCCGGCGCCGTGGGGCATGCCGCAGTAG
- a CDS encoding rhodanese-related sulfurtransferase — protein sequence MAVSVQSDVPFPVLSFADVRAALLAREEIALLDVREEDPFAQSHPLWAANMPLSRVEIEAWARIPRRDTRIVLYGAHDGEDLAPRAADVLRKLGYTDVNLLEGGLDGWVAAGGEVFRDVNVPSKAFGEWVESVRHTPSLPAQEVQALLDADADMVIVDARRFDEYQTMNIPGSTSVPGAELVLRVRELAPDPATRVIVNCAGRTRSIIGTQSLLNAGLPNPVAALRNGTIGWTLAGQTLEHGADRRHPATVREATLAVAREGARAVADRAGVRRIALQDVPSLGAPGRTIYRFDVRTPEEYAAGHLPDFASAPGGQLVQETDHCAPVRGAWIVLADDDGVRADMTGSWLAQMGWTVYVVEPHGAHERDARGGWPLHTPSAPDVATVTPALLARWLDEAEPGQLEVLDFTSGANYVKRHIPGAWFVIRARLADALRKVGPAQRYVLTCGSSLLARFAADDLRRLTDAEIVVLDGGTQAWIQAGLPLESGQTRLASPRDDRYRRPYEGTDNAAAAMQAYLDWEFGLVEQLRRDGTHHFQVV from the coding sequence ATTGCCGTGTCCGTTCAATCCGATGTCCCTTTTCCTGTCCTGAGTTTCGCCGACGTGCGCGCCGCATTGCTGGCCCGCGAGGAGATCGCGCTGCTCGATGTGCGCGAGGAAGATCCGTTTGCGCAGTCTCACCCGCTCTGGGCGGCCAACATGCCGCTCTCGCGCGTCGAAATCGAGGCATGGGCGCGCATTCCGCGTCGCGACACGCGCATCGTTCTCTACGGAGCGCATGACGGCGAGGATCTCGCGCCGCGCGCGGCCGACGTGCTGCGCAAACTGGGCTACACCGACGTCAACTTGCTCGAGGGCGGGCTCGACGGCTGGGTCGCCGCGGGCGGCGAGGTGTTTCGCGACGTGAACGTGCCGAGCAAGGCCTTCGGCGAGTGGGTGGAGAGCGTGCGACACACGCCGTCGCTCCCGGCGCAGGAAGTGCAGGCGTTGCTCGACGCCGACGCCGACATGGTGATTGTCGACGCGCGGCGTTTCGACGAATACCAGACGATGAACATTCCCGGCTCGACCAGCGTGCCCGGTGCCGAGCTGGTGCTGCGCGTGCGCGAGCTCGCCCCGGACCCGGCCACGCGCGTGATCGTGAACTGTGCCGGGCGCACGCGCAGCATCATCGGTACGCAGTCGCTCCTGAACGCCGGGCTGCCGAACCCGGTCGCGGCACTGCGCAACGGCACCATCGGCTGGACGCTGGCCGGCCAGACGCTCGAGCACGGGGCGGATCGCCGCCACCCGGCGACCGTGCGCGAGGCAACGTTGGCCGTCGCGCGCGAAGGTGCGCGGGCGGTCGCGGATCGTGCCGGCGTGCGACGTATCGCGTTGCAGGACGTGCCTTCGCTGGGCGCACCGGGCCGGACGATTTATCGCTTCGACGTGCGCACGCCCGAGGAATACGCGGCGGGCCATCTGCCGGACTTCGCCAGCGCGCCGGGCGGACAACTCGTGCAGGAGACGGACCATTGCGCGCCGGTACGCGGCGCGTGGATCGTGCTTGCGGACGACGACGGGGTGCGCGCCGACATGACCGGCTCGTGGCTCGCGCAGATGGGATGGACCGTGTACGTCGTGGAACCGCACGGCGCCCACGAACGAGACGCCCGGGGCGGTTGGCCGCTGCACACACCGAGCGCCCCCGACGTCGCCACCGTCACGCCGGCGCTGCTTGCGCGCTGGCTCGACGAGGCCGAACCGGGACAGCTCGAGGTGCTCGACTTCACGTCGGGCGCGAACTACGTCAAGCGCCATATTCCGGGTGCCTGGTTCGTCATTCGCGCGCGTCTGGCCGATGCCCTGCGCAAGGTCGGCCCGGCGCAACGCTACGTACTCACCTGCGGCTCCAGCCTGCTGGCGCGTTTCGCGGCCGACGACCTGCGGCGTCTGACCGATGCCGAGATCGTGGTGCTCGACGGCGGCACGCAGGCGTGGATCCAGGCCGGATTACCGCTGGAATCGGGTCAGACGCGTCTGGCCAGTCCGCGCGACGATCGGTATCGCCGTCCGTACGAGGGCACCGACAACGCCGCGGCAGCCATGCAGGCCTATCTCGACTGGGAGTTCGGCCTGGTCGAGCAATTGCGCCGCGATGGGACACATCACTTTCAGGTCGTGTAG
- a CDS encoding glycosyltransferase family 9 protein: MPLQRFIARRLGALTEPSTRIPYAWVYHEPDVFMQRTSSLTVAKKYLHRRLRLALSGQANREVRHVAPNARVLWIYGGKASVGDAVMDLSGRALLREREGPIDLLITPGLKAVFEGDDIFRQVFDDPARLNPADYDVVVLQEFNYPTLRLKRKHFPSLPFACLFRFFHGPDRNQTQFSLAAVNDVFSLGFGPDALLARAKPYLRQESDLPESVVRQLPARPFIVLAMGGVEPRRTYAHWREFLQAYDIAYQPGLPTGVVLLGSGNGVDAARALMEAKFVHLRMASFVGQLTLRDAKRLIANAALFVGADGGLMHVAHTTPTPSVTLFAKAEPPYLRLTPQCRSTPLQTESDVSAVDPDELANTVIDTLRAAPARLR; encoded by the coding sequence ATGCCATTGCAGCGCTTCATCGCCCGCCGACTGGGCGCCCTTACCGAGCCGAGCACCCGCATTCCCTATGCGTGGGTGTATCACGAGCCCGACGTCTTCATGCAGCGGACGTCGTCGCTTACCGTGGCCAAGAAATACCTTCACCGCCGTCTGCGGCTCGCGTTGAGCGGACAGGCCAATCGCGAGGTGCGCCATGTCGCGCCAAACGCACGGGTATTGTGGATCTACGGCGGCAAGGCCTCGGTTGGCGATGCGGTCATGGACCTCTCCGGGCGCGCACTCCTGCGTGAGCGCGAAGGCCCGATCGACCTGCTCATCACGCCGGGCCTGAAGGCCGTCTTCGAAGGCGACGACATTTTCCGTCAGGTCTTCGACGATCCTGCGCGACTGAATCCGGCCGACTACGATGTCGTCGTGCTGCAGGAATTCAACTACCCGACGCTGCGTCTGAAGCGCAAACACTTTCCGTCGCTGCCATTCGCCTGCCTGTTCCGCTTCTTTCACGGTCCGGACCGCAACCAGACGCAGTTCAGTCTCGCGGCCGTCAACGACGTCTTTTCGCTCGGGTTCGGTCCGGATGCCTTGCTGGCGCGCGCCAAGCCATACCTGCGTCAGGAGTCCGACCTGCCGGAAAGCGTGGTGCGGCAACTTCCGGCACGCCCGTTCATCGTGCTCGCCATGGGCGGTGTCGAGCCGCGTCGCACTTACGCCCATTGGCGGGAATTCCTGCAGGCCTACGACATTGCCTATCAACCGGGCCTGCCGACGGGGGTCGTGCTGCTGGGTTCCGGCAATGGTGTCGACGCCGCCCGGGCGCTCATGGAAGCGAAATTCGTCCACCTGCGGATGGCGTCTTTCGTCGGACAGCTGACGCTTCGCGACGCGAAACGCCTGATCGCCAATGCGGCACTGTTCGTAGGCGCGGACGGCGGGCTGATGCACGTCGCGCATACCACGCCGACACCCAGCGTCACGCTCTTCGCAAAGGCCGAGCCACCGTATCTGCGCCTGACGCCGCAGTGCCGGTCCACGCCGCTGCAAACGGAATCGGACGTGAGCGCCGTCGATCCCGACGAACTCGCGAACACCGTCATCGATACGTTGCGCGCGGCGCCCGCCAGACTGCGCTGA